TCATGGCATTTTGAGCTTTTTAATGCCTTGTGACAATCAAAACATACATAAGTTACCGTCTAGTTAACATATAAGTGATCTATTGGACATTGTCTGGTCTTCAAGATGCAACTTTAACCACTAGTTTAATTGTTGCATGTGCATATAAAACCCAAGAAAACTATAATATTTGAGGAATTAATTTTGGAGACAAATCTATACATATGATTTCCAAGTTTTCAATCTAAATATTTAAAATTAACATATGTCCATGAACCATGGGTATGTCCAAAATGCAGCTTATTTGTGAactggagggagtagtagagtTAAGTTCTGAAATGTCTCATTAAAATACACGCCATAATCGTTTGTGAGAATATTATGACACACTTGTATGTTTGTTGAAAGTCTTGCTAGGCTTAAGTATGTAAATTTTTATCTGTATGTGTTTAATCTGATTTTTACTTGTAGACACTAGACATATTGTTTCTTTCCATCTCAGTAGTCCATATTGACGTTGTTTCTGATGCATGATTTGATTTCATGTTTATATTATTGATATTGCGAGCTTTTCTTTCATATTCTTAAAATGCACTATTCTTGTGAATTATTTAATACTCAACATTCTTTGAACTGTTAAAATTGCAGAACTTTATCAAATGGCCAGCGTGGGGAGGTATATGAGATCAATGGCGATCAAGTGGCTATTGTATTTGACCCTCTTGAGAAGAAGCTGGCTGATGGTAAACAAAATGAAGCTAACAAAGAGCAAGATGCTAAACCATCAGTTTACTGGGTTGACAGTATGGTTCTACTCCCAAGCGTCTATAGCTACTTTCAGCTTGTCTACTCTGCAAATTTAACATTGTTTTTCCTTGCACATTTAGCTCAGGATATTGAGCATGACCATGATATGGAGGCAGAAGATTGGCATATCGCGATCGAAGCATTTTGTGAGGTAATATGTCAAACAATGTCTTCTGTTTGAAACATTTGCTATCCTGATTTCTCCTGGCTGTGCAAAAATACATGTGCATAGCTTTGATCACCCAGTTTATGTTGTACCTCTGGTGAAGATATTTAAGTGTGGCATTTCCAGTGTTTCTGTTCCATATGATCTGCTCAATAAACTTTACGTCTTTGGTTTCCTTTGCTTATACAAATAGGCACTGCCATCTCTACAGCCAGCCATTGTTTACTTTCCAGACAGTTCACAGTGGCTGTCTAGGGCTGTTCCAAGATCAAACCACAGAGAGTTTATTGAAAAGTTAGAGGAAATTTTTGACCAGCTTAATGGGCCTTTAGTGTTGATATGTGGACAGAACATACTCGAGGCAGCACCCAAGGATAAAGATCCGGTAAGGGATAGAAACTCCTTTAGTCCCACTCTGCTTTGTGGGCATTCATATCATAGATATTTGGTTGACTCCTATTTTTATTATGGATACATACAGAAGGCGATGGTATTTCACAATCTCGCTCGCCTGTCTCCACTGGTAATTTCCTGCTAATCTGTTaaatatgatatatttttgttttgtgatACTGCTCTGTTACAGCTGATCGAGAAAACATCATCAATCTCCATTTAGTTATGGCAGAACAGGTTACCGGGTTTCCATGACGTCCGAAGGAGATCCACAAAAGTCTCCGATTATTTTTTCCGTTGCTCCTCTATACCATCATTCCCATTTGTTACATGTTAGCAATGATGGTGACTGGGAGTAAAAGAATCTTTTAGCACATACGACAAGTATACATTACTCTTATATGAGCTTTTCAATGCGCTAGTTGTCACATTGTTCGCATGAAGTAAGGGTTGGTATATTTGTTCTTGGAGGACTTATGTTTTGTATGAAAATGCAAAAGCAATCTCATAAATGCTTAGTCTCTGCCGACCAAGATCTGTAATTCCAACCTTACAAGCCTGCCAGCAAGCAAGGCCTGGCTCAGCCTGTTCCAGACACGTTTGTCGTAGCTGATACATGTTGGCTGGCATTACCAGATGCCTAACTCCAGATTCCGGACAGGTCTTGCAAAGACTGCCTGACGGGAGGTTGCTGTTGCTGTGCTGCACCACGCTGTAGTTAGTTGCAGAGAATAATTACCAAGTCTAGTAAAAATATCGATGTTAGAAGTTACAACTGTTAATTCAGTTTAGCAGCAAGTTAATATGTCAAAAACCAGTATAATAGAAGTGTTTTTGTGAAACCACCACAATGTAAATGTAACCTCCAAAACCAACAATGCTTCTCAATGGCCTGAACTAGTAGCAAATAAACTACTTTAGGATTGTCACAAAACAAAGTACgtggaaaaaaaagggtctTCTGTGCCTTGTTCTAAACTTCAATTATTCCGATGAGCCACATTTATTTCTAACAGTGTATTAGATATTTTCATTTATGGTACGGTTGCCAGAACAGTGGCTGAACTGCCTAttaatttgaaatttgtatcTTTAGACATCATCCTTGAAGCGGCTGGTAGGGGGACTAAAAGGGCGGAAGCGTTCAAGATCTAGTGACATATCAAAGCTCTTTGGAAATAGATTTTTTATTCCTGTTCCAAAAGTAAGTTGAGATCATTTGGTTTTTTGTTCCCAAAAGTTGCAATACATTCATTTTGGTGTGCGCTGCACTCTTCTCATTCCCTGTTGATGTGATGGCATCTGTTGTTTCATCAATCACCTCCGGGCACAAAAACTTACTGACTGCAAGCCCCCTGTAGCTTGGATAATGCTGTCTTTACAACCGGTTGATACTTATATTACTTCTTTTATGTCCAGGACGACGAGCAACTGAGAGTTTTTAATAACCAGATTGAGGAGgacagaaaaataatcatttcAAGGCATAACCTTGTAGAATTGCACAAGGTATTTAAAATGCTGCTTGAGCACTCGTAgtcattttccatttttttcattACCTGACGTCCATATGATAATAATTGAATGTCATTCCTGATTCCTCAAGTGCTGGCCTGTAAGTCATAACTGGTAAATGCAGGTGTTTGAAGAGCATGGGCTGTCATGTGAAGATCTTTTGCATGTCAAGTTAGAGGGCATTGTTTTGACAAAACAAAGTAAGCCTACTAGCTGGATCCATAATACCATGCATATACTATACTTCTATCTCAAATCTTGATTGCAATGTTTCTTATGTGCTGATGGACACATCAAAGTTTGGATTAAAGTTTATTGGCGTTCCAATTATTCGTTCTGTTGCGTGGGGGCATACTGGCAGGCATTCTCTTTTTATGGATCCATCCGTATTTCAAACTCACATTCTTGCTCCTTAAGGCACCTTGATTGCACTGTGCACACTGACCCCAGCTGAACAACGACTAGAGAATGCAATCAATGCTCAGTCTGTAGGCATGAGGCCCACACAATTTGAATTTTACACTACTTATGATTGGCCTTATATGCCAAATTAATAGTTTCCTTGCTAACTATTGCAACTCGCACCAATCCTAATGTGCAATCTTTTTCCAACTTTTAATAGTTTCTGTAGTTTGCTCTGGACAATCTCTTCCTCCACCTTCCACTTTTAGAGATAAAAAAGTTTCTCTTGCGTGCCAAGGGAAATAAAGAAATGCAGGTGTTCCAGTGTACCTAAGCACACAAATAAATAGGGAAGCATGTATTTTCTTCACCACGtctcaaagaaacaaaattagatCCCTTTGCAGGTGTGCCAGTGTACCTAAGCACACAAATAAATAGGGAAGCATGTATTTTCTTCACCACGtctcaaagaaacaaaattagatCCCTTTGCATAAGCACTCCGTGTCCTGCTAGCGCGACCAACATGACTTGGGCGACTGTGTGTTCTGGTTCATGGGGCAGAAGGCTCCCAATTAACTACATCCATGGGTTGAGTCCTCGGACCACCTCCGATTAAGCTGCTGCGATGGTCGTCGTCTTCAAGTCCCGTCTTCATGCGTCATGTAGAAGATGGTGGATGAGATAAGGTGGAAAGGCTGGAGCCGTACGCTCGTCGCTCTGGCGATGCTTAGCCATATTCCTCTGGCTTGTCGATGTCCGATGATGAAGATGTGTCTGGCCTCATCAGCTCAGACAAATGGGCGACCTTCGCCTCGTTGGTGCGAGGCCTGGTGGTGTCTGCCTTGTCAGTGTCTGACTTGATGCATTGCCTTCGGTGCATGGCAATGTGGTGTGTTCTGCTTCATTGCGAAAAGACATGTCATTGGGGTAGCTTCGCCTTGTCGGTGCTTGGGCGATGTCAAGGATGTGTCTGAGTAGACGTGAGAGTCGCTGCATGGTGGCATTGCCTGATGACGACAGTATAGCGAGGTTGGAGATATAGACCTCGCAGCATCAGAGGTGCATGTGAGCTCATCGAGGGTTGATCGTGTCGAAGTCGTGTACTTCAACTTGGAGTGGATGGCTGGTGTAGATGGGTGGCGACCTGTTGATGTAGTCGATGCCCCTGTTGGATGAGGAGCCGATTGATTCCAAGCTGACTTGTCGACGTAGTCGGCGTGCTCAGGGAGTGAGAAGTTGATGTGGTCGAGCATGTCTCGAGCTCCAGGATGTCGATGAACGGCAAGGCAGTCTCCATCCCCGATAGAGCTTCATGATCATGCCTGTCGTTGTGTGCTGCAGGCTACACAAGAAAAGTAGATTAATCTCTACCTTGATTGTTTTGGAGCGCCATGTTCTGGTTGATGCCATGGCTGGTGTACTAAATGTGTGTGCATCATATATGCGATGATGGCAGCACATCAGCATGTTAGCATGTTACCCATGGTGCGTTCACTTCAACTATGTTGATGATGTGGCGTCTCGTGCGAGCGTGATGAGGAGCATCTTGGTCTACGTTGGCGATGTCAGCCTTGATGATGATGGGCAGGCTCCTGCCCGGCAGGGTGCCCGGTGGTGATGTCATCTTTGATGTAGAGGTGGCGGCTCGGTGGGCTTGACGAGGAGCGTGCTGACGGATGACGTGCACGTCGAGCTCCTGGATGCCTTCAAGTACGTTGCGTCTGGCTCGTCGCCATAGCCGGCGCTTGCGTGGCGTTGCTGCATGAGCTTTCCCCTTCATGGCGGAGCTTCAAGCCTAGTCACTGCCGATCTCCTTCTCATTGGGCGTGCTGTGTTCGCTGTCGCTGGGCATGCTCACAAAGGCTGCTTCCCATCCTTCTCCTTGGGTGCCGCTCACCCTGTGCAAAACTGAACCGAAAACCGAAAACCGGACAAAaataaccgaaaccgaaccgaaatttCGGTTTTCACGGTTTTCGGTTTCGGTTACGGTTTTCAAAATGTGAAACCGTTTGGATTTTGGTTTTTTCGGTTTAAACTGAACGGTTTTTGGTTAACCCGAACAAAACCGAAACAATATAAACCTGAAGGTGCAGTATCTAACAGATGTGGCGTCGTAGCCCAGTGGTCTGCACTGACTGAGTGATCCAGAGGTCCGGAGTTCGATTCCTAGCCGCAGcctcttttgttttattttttctggcCTATTGGGCCGGTTCTAGGGCAATATGGGCCGATCTTGAGCACGTGTGGACTTGGAATAAGCAGTTTTGGGCCGATTCTGAGTGCTCTTGGGCATAAACAGCAGTAGGATCAGAAAAGTGCCTCTATCAAGTGTTTTTTGTTGAAACATGCATATAATGTGTTGCTCAAAAATTCGCGTCAACTTTGGTTAATTTGGttataaccgaaaccgaaccgtATTTTTATACGTAACCGTATTAACCGAAGTATACGAACCGTATTAACCGAAAAACCGTATTAAccaaaccgaaccgaaaaacCGAATGCACACCCTGAGGTGCTGCAGCGGAAACACAAGCACATGGTTGAAGCATGCACATGCATCCGCTGCTTGGAGCTTGAATGAGTCATGAGAGATGGCCTCAAGCGACTCTGCGGTGGGCAACTCCAGCACGGCGTGGGCATGATGATGGGCTGCTCCAGTCTGATGGCGGCCTCTCCGGCGGTAGCTGCGTGAACAGGTACTGGATACAAGAAGAGAACAGATAATAGGTCATGGCTTCACCATTGGAGAAGTTAGTGATCCTTGCCTTCCTGGTGAGGAGGCTGATGCCACAAACATTGACAAGCTTCTGCTTTCTGTTTCGGTCAAAGATGTATCCCAGAGATATGCTtgtatttctttctcttgttttctGGTGCTTGAAAAACCTGTGTTGACGGTGCTCAACTTTTGATCATGTCATGACAGAACTTGGAAGAATACAAATTTGGAATCGGACAGTTGCATACTGCATGCATTTGTAATTTTGTACTGTAAATGCAGGAGCAGAGAAGGTCGTTGGATGGGCTAGAAGTCACTACTTGTCATCAGCTATTCATCCTTCCATAAAGGGGGACAGGCTAATCATGCCCCGTGAGAGGTATTTCCTCAGTGGTCTGGGTATTTAGCAGTATCTGTTGGCTGGGTACTGATTGTTTGATATCTTTCCTTCATTGAAGTCTGGACATAGCAATCAGGAGGCTAAAGGAGCAGGAGGCTTTGAGTGAAAAGCTCTCGGAAAACATGAAGGTAATATAAGTTTTGGTTATTTTATAGAGTTAATTTTTCTATCAACAGTTAGCcttgtttgttcttctgtaGCAAGTTCATTGTGATGTGGTTATATCCAACCTCAAAAGGTACCTTGATGCAGATTTTGGCCAAAGATGATTTTGAGCGCAATTTCATTTCAGCTGTTGTACCTCCCCATGAGATTGGAGTTAAATTTGATGATATTGGTGCTCTTGAGGATGTCAAGAAGACACTGGATGAACTTGTTACTCTTCCGATGAGGCGACCAGAGCTTTTCTCGCATGGGAACTTGTTAAGGGTATGATTTTCCGTTTGCATTTCCATATCTACCTGTAGCATTGTGGACATTTGAATACTGAAGTTGatcccttgtttttttttctggttgtTACCATATGGTCTTATAAACTACTTTGATATGTGGCCAATCCATACTTCCGTAGCTACACTTGACCTGGGCATACCCCGGGCAGGGCTCCATAAAGCCCTTGTTGGGCTTTTTTGCGCTGGGCTTTGGGTGGAAAAGTGGAGCCTGAACCCGGCCTGGGATGTCAGGCTCCGGCAGGGCCGCCCATGCCCAGGTCTACCGCTACACAACATGTAAATAATATTCTAATGCTGAAAGAACCTTAGTTTATCTTCATAGGTCCCTGGTGCTATGCCTCTGCAACTTTGTTTTGTACCTCAGTCAATACTCAATATTACAAGATGTTCACCTATAGTTAGTGCTTGCTTGGTGTTTGTAGTGGAGAGGTCGTTCTGAGGATATCTACAATAGTAGATGACAAAATAGAAGTGACAAGTGTACGTAGTGGGTCCTCTAGCAGGTTAGAAATTTTCTATTAGCCAGCAGTAGCGTTACAATTTTATAGTCGTAGATGAAACCGTTGATCGGGTTGTAATACTTAAACAAGCCTCATCTTTGGAGGGATTTCAATTTCCCTACATGAATTCCATTCCTGACCTCTGCAACACTACTATATAGACCAGTAAATTAACACTTTTGTATGAACTCCTCATGCTTCGAGTTTGGGATAAATTGCTGTAGTTGTTGGTTATTGCGTACTTGCATGTAAAGATACAACTGTGATATTTTGAGATGAACTCTTTCAAAGAACCAGAGATGGTAGTGTGATGCCATTTCATGCCATCCAACACGACTCAACTTCTTCAATCAAGTTGCGAAGTACATGAAGAAACAGTGCTGGAATTCTTAAGAGTTACGACATTAAAAGAGAATAAGatctctgaagtctgaagcaAAATGAAATCTTAGTTTTGCTTTCTTAGATCTACTCCATGTTAtgttaagtttttttttgtgtgtgcttaGTGTTTTTTGACATAGTTGTATTTTGAGATGACATGTCTATATGGACCTTTGTTCAGCCTTGCAAAGGAATATTGCTTTTTGGGCCTCCTGGAACAGGGAAAACACTTTTGGCAAAGGCACTTGCAACAGAAGCAGGAGCAAATTTTATCAGCATAACCGGTTCCAGTCTCACATCAAAGGTACTTCTATTTGGCACGTGCTCTTTCGGATTATAGAAGTTATATTACCCCCTCCGgctggaattacttgtcgaaatattacatgtatctagacacttttaaacatagatacatccatatttgagcaaatttgagacaagtattATGGGTCAGAGGGACTATGTAACAATTGAATGCAATGGAATGAATCACTTCTATATTTTCTGAAGGGTCCTTTTTCAATTTGAGAGGAGTACAGTCCTGCGTAAAGTCATGTTTTTAAGTCAGAAAAAAACTTGTATGGTTAGCTTAGCTCCCCCCAATATAAATTTTATTATTAGTTGCACACCAATGGCATATCTGGGGTAACAAGAAGGCCTTCATCGCATGTAGTCATAAGAATATACGATAATACAGGGCATTCTCTTTGCAAACAAAAGCTATAGTACAAAAATTTCTGATTTATCAGATGGCATACACTAGTTGTCCATCTAATATGCTGGTACTATAGTGATAACTCAAATCTCTATTAGCTCCTAGACCAAATTCAGCACTGTTTTTATCTACAGTTTCCCCTCACTGTTTTCTGTGTCGTGTGTGCTAATACAAAATACAAAGCATATAGAAGTTCATCCTTGTGTGAAATTTCTCTTCATGGAACTGGAATGTACTAAATGTTTCATAACTCTGTGCATTTGCTCATCTATTTTCTATAATAGTGGTTTGGAGACGCTGAGAAGCTCACCAAAGCCCTTTTCTCCTTTGCAAGCCGACTAGCCCCTGTCATCATATTTGTGGATGaggtgagttttttttatttaataaaataaagtGAATTTGGTTCATTTATATCCAGGACAACATCCTTAGCATGTCCACAGGTCACGCAGCATCTCCTAATTCTTATGCAATTTCAATTTGCTAACTGCAGGTTGACAGTTTACTTGGTGCAAGAGGTGGCACATTTGAGCATGAAGCAACGAGAAGGATGCGGAATGAATTTATGGCAGCTTGGGATGGTCTAAGGTCCAAAGAGAAGCAAAGGATTCTTATTCTTGGTGCAACAAACCGTCCATTCGATCTTGATGATGCAGTAATACGTCGTTTGCCTAGGAGGTAAGATCTGCATTTATTTGCTTGTGCCTGCAAAAATATTGTTAGCTCGGCTAACTTAACGATTTGATTCTCTGTCAATATGATCAATAGAATATATATCGATCTTCCGGATGCGCAGAATCGAATGAAAATTCTTAAGATTTTACTTGCCAAAGAAAATCTAGAGTCTGAATTTGGATTTGACGAACTAGCCAATGCAACCGAAGGTTACTCTGGGAGTGACTTGAAGGTATTATGCTCAAGTTATCCACAGCTATTCTATTCTTCTCTGTTGCGCGATGGAATGATCTGATGTCCACTTTTATGCTTGTGTGCAACTGTGTATGGACTCATTTGGTGCCTTTTCCCTAGAACCTGTGTATAGCTGCAGCATACAGGCCAGTTCATGAACTgctagaagaagaaaagaaagtggTCTGTTCTTGCTTTTAGTATTAGTTTTTCCATTCTAAGTTTATTCATCGTGAATCCTCTTATGCATGTTTGCTCACATGGTTGCCACCTTCTCTTAGGGGGCTGTCGGTAGTATGGAAACTTATTTAAGGCCATTAAAGTTGGATGACTTTGTCCAAGCAAAAGCCAAGGTATTGGAAACCAACTGTTTGTTCGCTGTGATGTGCACTCGATGATATCATGTTTCATCTTTGATCGTTTCTGCAGGTGAGCCCATCCGTCGCTTTCGATGCTACCAGCATGAACGAGTTAAGAAAATGGAACGAACAGTATGGTGAAGGCGGCAGCAGGAGCAAATCGCCATTTGGGTTCGGCAGCTAACATACATCGTAGTGATTTTTCCACATTGTATCATCTGTAGCATCAGTGTGCTCTTGTCTAGCAATAGGAATGAAATCAGCAGCATCATATTCCTCGTTGCTTCTATGACAACCTTTTTGCCTGTAGCTGCCAATCTGCTCATTTCTACTTGCATAGGGCAGTCAGTCTGCTCATTTCTACACTTTTTTGACCCACCTAGAACATATTTAAGCAGATGAATGTCCCAGCATCAATATTGCCGCATAAGCGAGCACCAAATGTTCATGGGCCTGTTCTATACAGCGCCCCCCTTTCGACTGTTGTAACCCTGATCGAACTGTAAATAGCTCAAGATATTCTCACCCAGAAAACGACAGGGTACCATTTTAACATAAATGCCATGTcctttttgttgtgtttcaacttcttcttttccttgatTGAGTAACAATATCTGCACACAGATCTGTTGGAGTAAGGCAGCCAATGTTTTCTTATTTCAATGGCTGCTAGCCTTCTAttgctgttgctgctttgCTTTCGTTTGACCGCCTGGGGTATCATTTTCGTTCAGTTCTACGCCGGGCAAGAGCTGGCACTTGCTGCCTGGTTCTTGATGATTCCGGTCTATAACGGGAAATTCTGCTCTGTGCTATATgtctatatttaaaaaaaaaaagtgctcaTGACTGTTACACTGCCTGTAAGGCTGCAACCATCCATAATGTACCTGCTTCCATTCCATAAGCGAGCACCATAGGAATGGAATAGAACACTACCTGCAACCAAATACTCCTCACTGTTACTAACGTGAAATCTCAACcttttttgaaatttcagaCGAAAAAGAAGCTATTCCccctgatcctaaattgttgtcgaaatattacatgcatctggatttttttaagaatagat
This is a stretch of genomic DNA from Brachypodium distachyon strain Bd21 chromosome 1, Brachypodium_distachyon_v3.0, whole genome shotgun sequence. It encodes these proteins:
- the LOC100838141 gene encoding uncharacterized protein LOC100838141 isoform X1, with protein sequence MHRAMRLRCLLRPPMSWEPFSLSTPATVGGGAGRFGAPDGLRRLGAPHQPFSGRQRFSRFYSSKEGVGSAETTAGSGGGSGSSSSQQEHARLGEKDQQEWLNGERFLTGCKRQETPFLTKRERFRNEFLRRAVPWEKSSLSWGNFPYYVDKNAKQLLTECVASHLRHKDVALDYGSRLQSSGGRILLQSLPGTELYRERFVRALAHELRVPFLVLDSSVLAPYDFGEDCSENEEEDDQAESEDEGSESEVEDEEDSTSSNEAKSGSSDTEEAIKSIEEDLKKLVPQTLEEFAKRVVGAQENSSAAESSGNAESPEEDKRPLQKGDRVKYVGASVLVEADHRIILGKIPTQEGAANAYTFISGRTLSNGQRGEVYEINGDQVAIVFDPLEKKLADGKQNEANKEQDAKPSVYWVDSMVLLPSVYSYFQLVYSANLTLFFLAHLAQDIEHDHDMEAEDWHIAIEAFCEALPSLQPAIVYFPDSSQWLSRAVPRSNHREFIEKLEEIFDQLNGPLVLICGQNILEAAPKDKDPKAMVFHNLARLSPLTSSLKRLVGGLKGRKRSRSSDISKLFGNRFFIPVPKDDEQLRVFNNQIEEDRKIIISRHNLVELHKVFEEHGLSCEDLLHVKLEGIVLTKQRAEKVVGWARSHYLSSAIHPSIKGDRLIMPRESLDIAIRRLKEQEALSEKLSENMKILAKDDFERNFISAVVPPHEIGVKFDDIGALEDVKKTLDELVTLPMRRPELFSHGNLLRPCKGILLFGPPGTGKTLLAKALATEAGANFISITGSSLTSKWFGDAEKLTKALFSFASRLAPVIIFVDEVDSLLGARGGTFEHEATRRMRNEFMAAWDGLRSKEKQRILILGATNRPFDLDDAVIRRLPRRIYIDLPDAQNRMKILKILLAKENLESEFGFDELANATEGYSGSDLKNLCIAAAYRPVHELLEEEKKVGAVGSMETYLRPLKLDDFVQAKAKVSPSVAFDATSMNELRKWNEQYGEGGSRSKSPFGFGS
- the LOC100838141 gene encoding uncharacterized protein LOC100838141 isoform X3; amino-acid sequence: MHRAMRLRCLLRPPMSWEPFSLSTPATVGGGAGRFGAPDGLRRLGAPHQPFSGRQRFSRFYSSKEGVGSAETTAGSGGGSGSSSSQQEHARLGEKDQQEWLNGERFLTGCKRQETPFLTKRERFRNEFLRRAVPWEKSSLSWGNFPYYVDKNAKQLLTECVASHLRHKDVALDYGSRLQSSGGRILLQSLPGTELYRERFVRALAHELRVPFLVLDSSVLAPYDFGEDCSENEEEDDQAESEDEGSESEVEDEEDSTSSNEAKSGSSDTEEAIKSIEEDLKKLVPQTLEEFAKRVVGAQENSSAAESSGNAESPEEDKRPLQKGDRVKYVGASVLVEADHRTLSNGQRGEVYEINGDQVAIVFDPLEKKLADGKQNEANKEQDAKPSVYWVDTQDIEHDHDMEAEDWHIAIEAFCEALPSLQPAIVYFPDSSQWLSRAVPRSNHREFIEKLEEIFDQLNGPLVLICGQNILEAAPKDKDPKAMVFHNLARLSPLTSSLKRLVGGLKGRKRSRSSDISKLFGNRFFIPVPKDDEQLRVFNNQIEEDRKIIISRHNLVELHKVFEEHGLSCEDLLHVKLEGIVLTKQRAEKVVGWARSHYLSSAIHPSIKGDRLIMPRESLDIAIRRLKEQEALSEKLSENMKILAKDDFERNFISAVVPPHEIGVKFDDIGALEDVKKTLDELVTLPMRRPELFSHGNLLRPCKGILLFGPPGTGKTLLAKALATEAGANFISITGSSLTSKWFGDAEKLTKALFSFASRLAPVIIFVDEVDSLLGARGGTFEHEATRRMRNEFMAAWDGLRSKEKQRILILGATNRPFDLDDAVIRRLPRRIYIDLPDAQNRMKILKILLAKENLESEFGFDELANATEGYSGSDLKNLCIAAAYRPVHELLEEEKKVGAVGSMETYLRPLKLDDFVQAKAKVSPSVAFDATSMNELRKWNEQYGEGGSRSKSPFGFGS
- the LOC100838141 gene encoding uncharacterized protein LOC100838141 isoform X2, with the translated sequence MHRAMRLRCLLRPPMSWEPFSLSTPATVGGGAGRFGAPDGLRRLGAPHQPFSGRQRFSRFYSSKEGVGSAETTAGSGGGSGSSSSQQEHARLGEKDQQEWLNGERFLTGCKRQETPFLTKRERFRNEFLRRAVPWEKSSLSWGNFPYYVDKNAKQLLTECVASHLRHKDVALDYGSRLQSSGGRILLQSLPGTELYRERFVRALAHELRVPFLVLDSSVLAPYDFGEDCSENEEEDDQAESEDEGSESEVEDEEDSTSSNEAKSGSSDTEEAIKSIEEDLKKLVPQTLEEFAKRVVGAQENSSAAESSGNAESPEEDKRPLQKGDRVKYVGASVLVEADHRIILGKIPTQEGAANAYTFISGRTLSNGQRGEVYEINGDQVAIVFDPLEKKLADGKQNEANKEQDAKPSVYWVDTQDIEHDHDMEAEDWHIAIEAFCEALPSLQPAIVYFPDSSQWLSRAVPRSNHREFIEKLEEIFDQLNGPLVLICGQNILEAAPKDKDPKAMVFHNLARLSPLTSSLKRLVGGLKGRKRSRSSDISKLFGNRFFIPVPKDDEQLRVFNNQIEEDRKIIISRHNLVELHKVFEEHGLSCEDLLHVKLEGIVLTKQRAEKVVGWARSHYLSSAIHPSIKGDRLIMPRESLDIAIRRLKEQEALSEKLSENMKILAKDDFERNFISAVVPPHEIGVKFDDIGALEDVKKTLDELVTLPMRRPELFSHGNLLRPCKGILLFGPPGTGKTLLAKALATEAGANFISITGSSLTSKWFGDAEKLTKALFSFASRLAPVIIFVDEVDSLLGARGGTFEHEATRRMRNEFMAAWDGLRSKEKQRILILGATNRPFDLDDAVIRRLPRRIYIDLPDAQNRMKILKILLAKENLESEFGFDELANATEGYSGSDLKNLCIAAAYRPVHELLEEEKKVGAVGSMETYLRPLKLDDFVQAKAKVSPSVAFDATSMNELRKWNEQYGEGGSRSKSPFGFGS